The window CTCATTGAATGATGAGCATGGTGCACTAAAGGGGTGTTTGATGAGTGGAAGAGATGGCCACTCCACTTTTACTTCAATTGGGAAGTGGGATAAGATATATCTGAATACCTAAGATGgaaatatatattcttttagaTATCTGTAAGCAGAGTCTGGTCAAAAATCTCAAGCCTACTCCCAGAACATTGGGATAATCTATACAAATCTAGtggttatatataaaataattgcaCAAAGGACATCATGTCACTAAGACCAAGCTCCAACCACATACACACTCCAACTGTAgcatattttaacaaaaactaACAATAAGGAAAGTTACCTCATGAGTCAAAAGGTTTTCTATTCATGTTCAGTATCAAACCCCATTAACAATTTTCATATAGAAAAAGATTTCTATAAGATGCTAGTTAGTGACTTGAGATTCTTGAATTGACTTTTATGTCATCTCATTCTTTTTTGCACTTTAGTATGTCCCCTCAAACCTAACCCAAGAGACAGTAGGACCCTGTTTAGATCAATAACAGCGAAAAATTCTCCAATGATATAGCGATTTGGTTCATCAGTAGTTCAAATCCTTGGATTAGTATAATATATGGAGATAAAGGGATTATGGTATATAGAGGAACTTACAGAATCTAACTTAAATCACTTTACACTAGCAGAAGTCAcaaatctttttcttatttaccTTTTGGAAAAAGGAATTTTCCTACTAATGGTATCTGAAGTTACTATCAACCTTTGAAACAGAACCAAATGAAGTTAGTTAGATATTCTGATGAACCATATCTTTAACCGCCTCCCCTTAACCTGCACCGAAAAAACAGTTTTCATTTAATCTAcaacaactttatttaactgaCATCCAAGAGGTGACAAGAAGCCAGGCATGccattttttattccctattttctGTACATTGATCTTTTTTTATGAGCTTATCTCATTTGAAGCGGAAAGATCGAAGATAGACTTAACTAAGGTATCTTAAAATTGGCGCTAAATTTTGGATCTTCCAAAGTAAATGATCAACATATTGTTGATCTAAGAAAGTAATTCAACACAACAGCAGTAGTAGCCCTGTTATTTTACTTTATGCCTATAGTATCACAAAGTTTTATTGATAGTCTTATTTTTgtcttcatttttcttcaacTTCAAGATGCACTACCATGTACCCTCATTCCAGTACCTATCATCCATGCGTTAGCATGACCAGAAATCAGCAAATTATAGGTAACAACATCACAAAGtggcatttcatcaaacaccttGAGGGCAGAGCTTAACTGCCCAGACTTGATTAGGCTATCAATTATTCGGTTTTTGGAGTAAACACCCTCATGAGCATTACTTTCACAGTATGAGTCCAACACCAGAGAAGGggttgatgaaagtattggtaTGTGATATTTAGGTGTAGAGGTTGCTATGCTTCATACAAAGGATAGGAGTTTATTTTTAAAGCTAATTCTTATTGGGTTGCCACAAAGTACAAGCCCCCAAATAATTCAACCAGTACCAAAAATTTAAGCTTCCTCAAAAATGTTTTCTAAACTAAAAACTTCCCCCAACTAATATTTTCTTGTAGCATAAATATATTCATCAGAAATCAAGAGCCTCCTCAGTATAATGAAAAACACTTTGTTTTCATATAGAATAGGAAAAAGCTTTGAAGAGTTTTTGTACCTGATGGGATGacaaaaagggaaggaagatcaGTTCAGACTTCAAAGTGAGAGTACTGAGGCTGTAAaccaaaaaattggaaattagcAACCATCTATATCACAATGTgcattataaaatttacaactgAGCACATCTAATCAATTGCAACTTACAACTACACATAATCACATAATTCTCAGAAACCCTCCTGGTAGAACAGCCAACAAATGTAAACAATAGTAATGAAATTTATCAAGAACCTGCAACTCACTCACTTACTCACCAACTGACGTTCTTGCTTTCAATCCCACAGATAGTGAAATTTGAACTCTCCTTGACCATTCATTGAGCTGAAATACCAATGCAAATGCCCCTGCAATCACATTAAAAGCACGCAATACACAAAaccacaaattcaattttgacatggcatttcaattttcaaattcaagaacaaaaaccacaaaagtTCAAAATACTCAAAGCGAATAACAGAGTATGGACAAAATTCGAGTCCAGGCAAAAACAAACTGATCAGAAGTAAGTTTTTAAAACTACGAAATcgagagaaatagaaaaaaaaaaaaatatatatatatatatatatatatacctaatCGAAGGTTTTGGATAGGGAAAAGTGTGAATATCTGAATGTAGTAGTACCAGGCTACCAGCTTGGTGAAATCAATTCGATGGCGATGATCTTAATGAGGAAATCAAAATGAAAGtcgttaaaaaaaataaaataaaataaaacactagtcataaactctgtttggttgccaagaaaataatagaaaaatagaaaggttTTGAAATTGATTAATAGTCATGACCACAAAGagctatgagagagagagaaagcgagaaggataaaaaaaaattaattgtaaaaGCACTGTAGAACCAATACAAGTTccgtgtttttattttcaatattttataactattgataaaatatttaatttaattttttccacaTTCATCCTTCTGATGACATAACTTTTCcctgtttatttattttcttaacacCTATTTTAACAGTTATGCTGatcatggattttttttaacacatgtTTCAACGGTTATAGCAATTGTGGAAAtaaatatgtgaatttttttattttactcaaTAGTTGTGTATTACTGTAGaagtttaaggtttttattaataacttttagtgACCTTAGATAAAAATATGTTGATAAACTCAAGTTTGTTGTAGTGTTCAAAcatgaaatgaaataaatttcacTGGGTttcctaaaagaaaaaagagtttggAAAAAGACCTTGCCCAAATAATATTTGGTTTTGTGCTGACCGCGTGGCTGCGTATGGCATCCATTTAGAGATGATAAACTCCACAAGTTGAGCGCGAGCATGATAGTTGGCTCCTCACCCTGACCTTCGGCGGGCATGgttaccatttttttaattagctcCTGAGCCCTATGTACCCGCCTAGCTGAGATTGATTGCATATGTTTGGCACTCAATATTTCATACTcaagtttctaaattttttataatcgGTTGTGTAACCAACTTTGTCCATTAGTTATTATAATACATATTCTCTTATAttagttttataatttatatactGTTTTTAGAAAGTATTTTATAGATTATCGGAATGTTATCTATGTCAGTCAAGATTTAAAATATAGCTTCAAATCAGTTTGAAAGAATCTCCTTCATTTCTTAGAAGGTTGTTTGTGTATATTATTTATGCACAAGATATTTAcccaaattagtttggaaaaattttcttcaaccAACTACATagttatttataatattatctaCCTATATTATTTAAGCAAGTCACATGAATAAAAAGTCATGTAACCAAAAGTACACATGGATAAGTTTTTTAACTGCCATTTAGTGGGTTGAAGGAAGTTTCCACAAAATTGGTTCGAAGGTAAATTATTTACATTATTTTAGCAAGttaagggtctatttggtaagagatttttagtaacgttatttaagttttgtaaaaatacatgtgagtgaaaaaaaaaatgtgtagaaaTACGTGTTATAGTGTTTAATCAACAGTTTTCGTTATTTAAACATCTTTACCAAATGGGGTCTAAATAACTTAATTAAGAAGTTATGTAACTAAAATTACTCGTGAGTAGTATTTTCAATCGACACATAATGAGTTGAAGGAATATAACTCCAAATGGTTTTAAGGTTAAAACTTTCCAAATTATATtttgggtaaactacatatttggttcCTAacctttacaccatatttcaatttagtctctaacctttcaattgtgtcaatttgatccctaacctttcaataaaaaatactctctaataattaattgttttcCTCCATaagtataattaaattattaggaGACCAAATGCTTAGTTATTGCATATTCACAAATACTTTCTagtaccaaaatattatatGCGTGCCTTTAGAGtatttattaataaaccattttttaaatttttggataccattttttataggaaatataaaaagatatcaaaaaaattaattacttatttCCTTTCctagacaaagtttagttacaaaattgattgtagtgTAAGACtataactttactcaatatctttttattgtaggtgaattttgacaaatccatcattggattacatcttcttcttatatcctctctatgcttacaaaatttctagaaaattaaagatcaatagctatgtcatcaataaattgttaaattgcaagtttttgtaatttaaaattatgtataaaatataagtttaaagatcatttagtaaataatattcgattgacacaaaatttgatatgtatattAATAGCATGAAGAACATGCAACTCAAtagtcaaaatttcaaaatatgtagtaatgtttatattattgagtaagattgtacctttaggctacaactaattttgtaactaaattttgtcctttctttcccataaattttttttataaagtattttcttaaggacaaaatttggctataaaattggttgtaactttaggttacaattttactcaatatctttttattggagatgaattttgataaatctaccattggattacattttcttcttatattctccatgctcgcaaagtttctagaaaattaaagattaatagctatattatcaataaattgtttaaattacaagtttttatagtttaaaattatgtataaaatataagtttataaaacatatagtaaataatatccgattagcacaaaatttgatatgtataaTAAGAACGtacaaaacatgcaattcaataatagattttcaaaatatgtaaataattatttttttattaagtcaGATTGTAGTCttaagctacaaccaattttgtaactaaattttgtcatttctataagGTTACAACCAgttttataactaaactttgtcattgCTTAAGCTAATGtctttaaaagttaaaacatcaACTAACAAAatcctattattatatatgaaatgTAATTCCACTAATCTTCCACGTCCTTACGAACCCAACCTCTTTTAAATacaaacttctctctctttatttgatTCTTTATTTCATTAGCATTACTCAAATATTAATGGtttgttattaattaaaaagttagcgataatttattgtaaaagtctAACTTTAAAGTGACAACTAGCTTGTCATTCGTGATTGGAGTGTAATGATAAATTCATTTGTAGTCATTACCAATGTCCTTTGCGATCTCCAACTGTATGGTGAGTACACATTCAGGGTTCGATCTCAGCATTTTCAAttaacaaacatatatatatatatatatatatatatatatatacacatacacttTAGCCAAATATCTTATATCTGAATTGACATTTCTCTATGCACAAAATATTTGAAGGTCTAGGGAGAAAAAGGTTTGAGCTGTGGGGTTAGCcgcatgttataattatttctcaaaaaaaaaaaaaaacgatttaCATATATTTAGTTTGatttacatatattataactaaatgagtttagtaattttaaatgagagatttaaaatgttgttatttaaaaaaaaaaaaaaaaaagtgtaagtaCTAAGATTTGGATATACTtgatattattaaattttgttgtcAACCATTTGGTTGAGGCGGCAAATTGCTCATCCTGGACCGTGTCATTcttatagaaaaaataagtatattTCTCTGTGACCTACATATAAATActtaatttgtatatatatagttatcaGAACTGTTTCGAGCATTGACCTATTAAGGGTGTGGTATGATGGTCGCAGGTTCAATCTTAGGGTCATAAGTTCATCATTGGATTAatacttaatttttatatatatatatatatatataattaaagaattaaaaaaaaaaaagataaacgattaaaaaaaaaaaggagacgTTATTTAATTTCAACACAAACatgtaagaataaaaaaagattgaaattaattaaaaaattattaattgttaagaaaaatatttcaaacatagaattaatttttttattaaaaaaatatgtatgtatatatatatatatatatatataacacttcAATTGATCTTTTAACTACCCAAAAATAAGAATGCAAAATTGAAGTCTTTTTTGTTATtgcaatataataaattttattaatgtttattatctttttcaaaaaaaattatttaaattcattcATTATGAAAATCTATTGAAAAGAAACAActagttttctagaaaataatattaactaGAAGTGCttttaaataatatgaaaataatttcaaattggCTTAGAGTGGATTTAAACTTTTAAACCTAATACAAGGTACTTAGCACGAAATTAGAGTGAaccatctttattttttttttatcagtttttactttaattttgtattgtatGTAATATATGAGTTTCCCTCGTTTGATATCCAAAATCCCACCTAGTGAGTAGTGACCGCTTTACGAATTTAGAAAAGGGACTGATGAGAGATCAAGTGAGAATTTAGAATGTTGAGATAAGAGTAATAAAGCAAGATAGAGTATGAAATGAtgatagaaaagagaaaaatgaagagagagaaagcagcAGATGATATCTACTGCAACTATGAGTCAATTCGCCAAGAAGAGCAGAACTATTGCGACTGCAAATTAAGCCAAAAAGAGCAAAGTTATTGGTGCTGCCATGGAGAATTCACGGCCACAATATCTCTGATGGTAtcgcttcttctttttttaggaaaaacaaaattagagattatttttatgaaattggTTGAAAGAGTTACGAATCTAAATGATtagggatttttatttttttgtttttgaatgggtcttttgttgaatattttgtttatttgttgttatttggactaattttgttattgtttgagttatttttgttgttaccTAGGTTAATTTTATTGTTGTGATTTAGGCTATTATagtttttgttaggttctaaagacttaggaactaatatatttagaactctaatgtataATGTTGGCAGACCATGATTAAAACAATtgttagtcgtgtttagacttgctcaaagtgtgtgcATTGTATgtaagttggaatcgagtggtTGCAGAAGTATTAGTGACTTTCAgcctggctcgatcaatcgaagcttagactcgatcgatcaaatctcaggtagaatgttttttctacagatttttccaactcagccctaaccTATTAaaacgtgtagggttttatgttttgctctaagtataaaaggaaaaccctagccatgtttttgGGGTTGCTCTTTTTGccgtgtgtgtgaatctcttgtgagatttaaGAGGtagttgccttcacacatgcttaggattatcaagaaagAGATTTCATTAAGAGCTTggtgatcattcagttgctacaataaaagcttaaagaaacataagcgggtgtgcttgtactttctagagaatccaagaaagaaggagtctgtggtctTGGAGCTTGCACgaggtcatgtcagtaagtttctactggtgggtaacaataggatgttagtgatctaagtcctattgtaaaacttcgattctttcatagtggattcaaatttaccttgaggatagcaaggttaaatcctccccaggtttttaccagtttggtttcctaaatcatcatatcattgtgttatttatatttccgctgctgtgcatgatatgattgtttgattgtaaTTACCCAGATCtagaatttggactaagtaataacttcgctaattaactaggttaattcaattgtgttttaaggggtctaaaaacatacaagtggtatcagagcaagtagctctcttgttgttgattttttgatctctgagctgatccttgacccctgttgtcatggaacacggacattttcttgttattcctcctcactttgatgggaataattatgcttattggaaagtaatgATGAAAGCATTCTTGAAATCAATGgatgagagagtctggaactccGTCAAATACAGATAGAAGAAGCCCACCACTCCTGTTgatgagtggcaaacttctcaagaAGAAGCAGCAGCATTTAATAGCAAAGTTATGAATGGTATCTTTAACGctatttctatggaggaatttaagagaatttcTAATGTTGAAGTtactcatactgcttggaatatcctccagactgtgcatgaaagCACAAAGGtagttaaaatcaataaattgtaGAAAtcaacttctaaatttgaaagcattaggatctctaatgatgaatcttttaatgaattctatgctaaacttaatgatattgtttattctgtatataatttgggtgaaatctatgatcaacctaaaattgttagaaaaattCTTACATTTTTGACTGAAAATTTTAGACCCCAAGTAACTCCATCACtgagagcaaggatgtggactctaTCCCTATTAACGAACTTGTAGGATCttttcaatcctatgagttgaaCCTACCTAAGACTATCatatccaaatcaatggctcttaagtcagttgatgatgttaatgttggtggatttgatgatgagctctctgctatagagattgcttaccttacCAAGAACTTTTGGGAATTTCCTTAGAAACAACGACAAAAGGGTAAGAGATAAGAatactgctgaacctagaaactttaagaagaatgatcccactaaggttaaaaacactaataaaacctagagaaaaagtaggtcaatcttctaataattcaaAGAgtcctcagtgttttggatgtcaagggtatggtcacatgaaatctgaatgacCTACTTACTtaaagtctaagggtaaggctatggttgtaacccttagtgatggtgaagtttctgattaTGAGTTTGGTTATGATGAAGATGGAAACTTCAtcgctttcactgctactgctgtagtcaaTGAAAGTATATCTactgaagagaacccttctgattgggaactctctgaggatgtagatcttcaagaagcctataataaactttgcaatgttgctgcaaaggatgctatgaacgttgaattaggcttgaagaaaattgcatctcttgagcttgataagaaaaatttgcttgttaaattgtttgatgctattgtacttttaaataatgtgaagactgagaatGTGCTTTTTcctgataaagttaagaatttggaacatgaGCTTTCTGTTGCTAAAGAACAAACTAATAGGTCTGTtagttccaaacttgatcatatgtttagtgttcaaaagtctccttctgACAAAACCGgattaggttttgtagaaagcatcaaTGTGTCTGCACCCAATTCCACTATCTTTGTTCCTTTATCTTCTTTTGAACCCCTTATAAGTGAGGTTGTGAGTGAGGCTGTCAAACCCTTAGAAGTGacacctcctaggaagattagggttgatcttaaTGAGTCCAAACCTAAGAAGTCTACCCTTTCTAAGGACAAGTCACATGATAAgtctgcatgggtttgtcatttttgtgaaaAGTCTGGACAtattcgtccaaactgttacaagctgcaagctgctaagagagcaaacaaactaaaagtacctgtgcctcaagcacaagatcctatggtactcattggtAAATTGATAAAGgctctaaacctttattccaatcctagagttggaaatcattcccatgtgaataagaactccaatgctcatggtgcatctaaaaagttttgaatgtaaaaggctcaatctaattgagtccttctaacatggtccttgtgcttcattgctataTTCTTTGTGacctttgttttttggtttctttgttttctttgtttctaggatttgcattgcataacattcatgcatttcattctaggttgtttttatttatttatttttaaattaaaaaaaaaaaggaagaaaaaggaagcaagtt of the Quercus robur chromosome 10, dhQueRobu3.1, whole genome shotgun sequence genome contains:
- the LOC126702546 gene encoding uncharacterized protein LOC126702546 isoform X2 is translated as MSKLNLWFCVLRAFNVIAGAFALVFQLNEWSRRVQISLSVGLKARTSVGDLSTLTLKSELIFLPFLSSHQYLKEQRLPPQTFIPLQSIHVKPIIERLRALGVTAKLVFDDDILS